The Desulfuromonadales bacterium genome includes the window CACTATCTGCTCATCCCGCAAAAGCATATCCGCACCACCCTCGACCTGACGACCGCCGATAACGAACTGGTTGGCCACATCTTTCAGGTCGCGGGGAAGCTGGCGCATGATCTGGGGTTTGCGGAGGACGGTTTCCGCATCGTCAACAACTGCAACGAAGGGGCCGGCCAGTCCGTCTGGCACATCCACTTTCATCTGCTCGGCGGCCGAGATTTCACCTGGCCGCCGGGGTAGAGGTAAGGAGTGTAGGCCGAATAGGGGAATGACGCAGAAGGCATATCGATAATTCTAAAGCGTTCCTCTTCCGGGGCCTGCCTTGAGGGTTTCCATCTTTTCCATTCTGGTTTTGCAGTCGATGCAGAAACGGGTGTAGGGGCGCAACTCCAGTCGCCCGATATCGATTGGCTCCCCGCATCCCTGGCACTGGCCGTAGCTGCCTTGGCGCAGGCGGTCGAGCGCTTCGTCGATGTTCATGATCTCTTCGCGCTTGCCGTCGCTGAGCAGATGCAGGAGCTCGCTGAGGCTGTCGGTGAGCCCCAGGTCTGCGACATCGGCCACTCCCTCATCCCTCAGGTTCGCCGCTTCCGCGTTCTTGCTTCTGACTTCCGCCAGCAGGTCCTCGCGTAGTTCGATCAGGCGCTTTCTGATGGTTTCCAGCCGCTGCTCT containing:
- a CDS encoding histidine triad nucleotide-binding protein, whose translation is MTGNCIFCKIIGREIPGKIVYEDEQVVAVEDVNPQAPHHYLLIPQKHIRTTLDLTTADNELVGHIFQVAGKLAHDLGFAEDGFRIVNNCNEGAGQSVWHIHFHLLGGRDFTWPPG
- a CDS encoding TraR/DksA family transcriptional regulator; its protein translation is MREQRLETIRKRLIELREDLLAEVRSKNAEAANLRDEGVADVADLGLTDSLSELLHLLSDGKREEIMNIDEALDRLRQGSYGQCQGCGEPIDIGRLELRPYTRFCIDCKTRMEKMETLKAGPGRGTL